A window from Bombus pascuorum chromosome 12, iyBomPasc1.1, whole genome shotgun sequence encodes these proteins:
- the LOC132912956 gene encoding transcription factor mef2A has translation MTEGGATRMKRNGARLFKNPPQPHMCIQDFIQGTAVPCYVNVLSWEKIAMPLNPTQPVRFYGGMRVRPPRTKTEAVVFAVMANPEILRVNGKNAQDPKKRTSLIEHLLDFVERMNTGIIFMRQYTILKDRDITGELKEVWNAVQARRDLEQPPPQQETWIDAQPPVPQYPQYQDHQQQDYTSQPPQYHSSVAYGRTISNEGMHYEGYGHQSQNPVITQNDQMYQSGQLVPQQYHGNVSRITPIAPRDRRDNIVQNIPQQNCPAYPAPQYQFQQLPRQMLPQYVNSNVHPNAGLNYGPNTNANVNPAMNTNLAAPYQQYIAYQQRIDLDVRRMQPHQQQMHLNHVQPVPQYEPAASYNAQTTSSINVLRLGRPHMGVAQKNNASKRQMNSPTHSKQSSCTNCQNKDTSDNGTKPKSPVKVLQREISSNDRQDTNNHILNDNNKVVIEKGSIEETNNVQVTDLDEETKKVNDSDSEELSRKSHDIHTSDSSSTNTIGRDAVNSVEENTSAFEDKQQEVKNTDVPNGQNSSDQKYSKSKAIVMKGNKHKENTENNRTIRIRFVSEQKNDSPKRSQTVNNIIKSVFKIHPGISGEETSSKRKSNGQAKNNAKINGENEEIQPGYMILKKTDLTTQEEIVSELAQLSIQDCKDATEVGAVLS, from the exons ATGACAGAAGGTGGAGCAACTAGAATGAAGCGCAATGGCGCTCGTCTTTTTAAAAATCCTCCTCAGCCTCATATGTGTATACAAGATTTCATACAG GGCACTGCTGTTCCATGTTACGTAAATGTTTTATCTTGGGAAAAGATTGCGATGCCATTGAATCCTACACAGCCTGTACGGTTTTATGGAGGAATGAGGGTTCGACCACCACGTACAAAAACAGAAGCTGTGGTATTCGCAGTAATGGCCAATCCCGAAATTCTTCGAGTTAATGGCAAAAACGCTCAAGATCCAAAG AAGCGTACCAGCTTAATAGAACATTTACTAGACTTTGTGGAAAGGATGAATACAGGCATAATTTTTATGCGACAATATACAATACTGAAAGATCGAGATATTACCGGTGAATTAAAAGAAGTTTGGAATGCAGTACAAGCGAGACGGGATTTGGAACAACCTCCGCCGCAGCAAGAAACTTGGATTGACGCGCAGCCCCCTGTTCCTCAATATCCTCAGTATCAAGATCATCAGCAGCAGGATTACACGTCACAACCTCCACAATATCATTCAAGTGTAGCATATGGTAGGACAATAAGTAATGAAGGTATGCATTATGAAGGCTATGGTCATCAATCTCAGAATCCAGTAATTACACAAAATGATCAGATGTACCAATCCGGGCAATTAgtaccacaacaatatcatgGAAATGTTTCTCGGATTACACCGATCGCTCCTAGAGATCGTAGAGATAACATAGTACAGAATATTCCACAGCAAAACTGCCCTGCATATCCAGCCCCACAATATCAATTTCAACAATTACCTAGACAAATGTTACCTCAATATGTAAATTCGAATGTTCATCCGAATGCCGGCCTTAATTACGGCCCAAACACAAACGCGAACGTTAATCCAGCTATGAATACAAATTTAGCAGCACCTTACCAACAATATATAGCTTATCAACAGAGAATAGACCTTGACGTGCGCagaatgcaaccacatcagcAACAAATGCATTTGAATCATGTACAACCAGTTCCACAATATGAACCAGCAGCATCATACAATGCTCAAACAACTTCGTCGATTAACGTTCTTAGATTAGGTAGACCGCATATGGGTGTTGCTCAGAAGAACAATGCCAGTAAGAGACAAATGAATTCTCCTACTCATTCCAAACAATCCTCTTGTACAAATTGTCAGAACAAAGACACATCCGATAATGGCACGAAACCGAAAAGTCCCGTTAAAGTCTTGCAGCGCGAGATATCATCGAATGATCGACAAGATACAAATAACCATATACtcaatgataataataaagtagTCATAGAGAAAGGTTCGATCGAAGAAACAAACAACGTGCAAGTAACGGATTTAGACGAAGAAACTAAGAAAGTTAATGATTCTGATAGTGAAGAGTTGTCTAGAAAATCACATGATATTCATACTTCAGATTCGTCGTCGACGAACACGATAGGACGAGATGCAGTGAATTCTGTCGAGGAAAATACATCTGCTTTCGAGGATAAACAGCAAGAAGTAAAAAATACGGATGTTCCAAACGGGCAAAATTCATCagatcaaaaatattcaaagtcaAAAGCTATTGTGATGAAAGGTAACAAACACAAAGAAAATACGGAGAATAACAGAACGATTCGCATTAGATTCGTTTCTGAACAAAAGAACGATAGTCCAAAACGTTCTCAGACGGTTAATAACATTATCAAGAGCGTTTTCAAGATTCACCCTGGTATATCTGGTGAAGAAACGTCAAGTAAACGAAAGAGTAATGGACAGGCGAAGAATAATGCTAAGATTAACGGCGAGAACGAGGAGATACAACCAGGatatatgatattaaagaaaacaGATTTAACCACTCAGGAAGAAATAGTGAGCGAGTTAGCTCAACTATCCATTCAAGACTGCAAAGATGCGACTGAAGTTGGTGCCGTGCTCTCGTGA
- the LOC132912521 gene encoding uncharacterized protein LOC132912521, with amino-acid sequence MRKKIEQDIKNTEKQTDFTDVESKLRTLLKDGASTFMDFEWLQPELPSFFDEKKFLLGQQMFYNNAFTMMIAKLCGLLSLFAVPSIKDVLIFTRQSGTPCAAFRRYVSTILHNWVWYGKRAGIEKEFLESLKIVRKKHCVAFRRSSEAGLNRVSQLDMALAQFGFMGFTLLAGDYLGVNNSSEELEGLIHFWRVIGNMLGMEDKYNLCTGSVEETRALCRRLLDEVFLPSLASGSKDFEEMSRILIESLWPVNPYMDSSAFIEFTFILASTAATNNNHSLKIDSSRMSWYGRFILNVQLITHKYLLPTTYWWSRFFRAFFNSQMRLAIYLTENLPFLAFWSYGIKHSYVNIYKYRVI; translated from the exons atgagaaagaagaTCGAGCAGGATATAAAAAACACAGAGAAACAAACGGATTTTACAG ATGTGGAATCGAAACTGCGAACGCTCCTCAAAGATGGAGCAAGCACTTTCATGGACTTTGAATGGCTACAACCAGAATTACCGTCGTTCTTCGACGAAAAAAAGTTTCTCCTCGGACAGCAGATGTTTTATAACAACGCTTTCACCATGATGATTGCCAAACTATGTggattattatctttattcgCTGTACCGTCGATCAAGGACGTTTTAATATTCACCAGACAGAGTGGTACACCGTGTGCTGCCTTTCGCAGATACGTATCCACCATTCTACATAATTGGGTTTGGTATGGAAAAAGAGCTGGCATAGAAAAAGA ATTTCTCGAATCGCTGAAAATCGTACGGAAAAAACACTGCGTAGCGTTTCGAAGAAGTTCAGAGGCGGGGCTGAACAGAGTCTCGCAACTGGATATGGCATTGGCTCAATTTGGATTCATGGGTTTCACCCTCCTGGCTGGTGACTATCTTGGGGTGAATAACAGTTCCGAGGAACTGGAAGGACTGATTCACTTTTGGCGAGTCATTGGCAACATGCTGGGCATGGAAGACAA GTACAATCTTTGCACCGGAAGCGTGGAAGAGACACGGGCTCTTTGTAGACGACTTTTGGACGAGGTTTTTCTCCCCTCACTCGCCAGTGGTAGCAAAGATTTCGAAGAGATGAGtcgtattttaatagaatCCTTATGGCCGGTGAATCCTTATATGGATTCGAGTGCTTTCATTGAATTCACATTCATTCTAGCCTCCACTGCCGCCACGAATAATAATCACTCGTTAAAAATAG attcatCAAGAATGTCGTGGTACGGTAGATTTATCTTGAATGTTCAGTTAATTACACACAAATACCTATTACCAACTACGTATTGGTGGTCCAGATTCTTCAGGGCGTTCTTCAACAGCCAAATGCGGTTGGCCATCTATCTAACGGAAAATTTACCGTTTCTGGCGTTCTGGAGTTATGGTATAAAACACTCTTACGtcaatatatacaaataccgCGTCATCTGA